A stretch of the Vigna radiata var. radiata cultivar VC1973A chromosome 7, Vradiata_ver6, whole genome shotgun sequence genome encodes the following:
- the LOC106765563 gene encoding lysosomal Pro-X carboxypeptidase isoform X1, protein MGGHRLNLSTLVFSVAVIIVISHSAQSLPLKHSPRFLRKLAATGSPFAPPQFHYETRYFQQRLDHFSFSELPTFPQRYLISTEHWVGPQRLGPIFFYCGNEGDIEWFAQNTGFVWEIAPRFGAMVVFPEHRYYGESTPFGSAKEAYKDATTLSYLTAEQALADFSVLITDLKQNFSAKDCPVVLFGGSYGGMLAAWMRLKYPHIAVGALASSAPILQFEDIVPPETFYNIVSNSFKRESFTCFNYIKQSWNEIISTGQTYNGLERLTKTFNLCQKLKSTGDLYDWLDSAYSYLAMVNYPYPSDFLMTLPGHPIREVCKRIDGAPAGTNILERIYEGVNVYYNYTGKEKCFELDDDPHGMSGWDWQACTEMVMPMSSNQDSSMFPPYEYNYTSVKEECWNDYGVKPRPKWITTEFGGHDIHTTLKKFGSNIIFSNGLLDPWSGGSVLQNISESVVSLVTEEGAHHIDLRPSTQNDPRWLVEQRETEIKLIEGWISDYHQKNKAVFDM, encoded by the exons ATGGGAGGACACAGATTGAATTTGAGCACGCTTGTGTTCAGTGTTGCAGTCATCATCGTGATCTCCCACTCAGCACAATCACTGCCGTTGAAGCATTCCCCGCGATTCCTAAGAAAATTGGCAGCAACAGGAAGCCCTTTCGCGCCACCGCAATTTCACTACGAAACCAGGTACTTCCAGCAGCGCCTCGACCACTTCAGTTTCTCGGAACTACCCACGTTCCCGCAGCGTTACCTCATCAGCACCGAACACTGGGTGGGCCCCCAGCGCTTGGGCCCAATTTTCTTCTACTGCGGCAACGAAGGAGACATCGAATGGTTCGCCCAGAACACTGGCTTCGTCTGGGAAATCGCCCCTCGATTCGGGGCCATGGTGGTTTTCCCCGAA CATCGATATTACGGCGAGTCTACGCCTTTCGGAAGCGCAAAGGAAGCGTATAAGGATGCCACTACCTTGTCGTATCTCACCGCTGAACAGGCGCTCGCTGATTTTTCCGTTCTCATCACTGATCTGAAGCAAAATTTCTCCGCCAAGGATTGCCCCGTTGTGTTGTTTGGAGGATCATATGGTGGAA TGTTGGCTGCTTGGATGAGACTCAAGTATCCTCATATTGCTGTTGGAGCACTTGCTTCTTCAGCTCCGATTCTTCAATTTGAAGACATCGTGCCACCGGAAACTTTCTATAACATTGTTTCAAATAGTTTTAAG CGTGAAAGTTTCACTTGCTTTAACTATATTAAACAATCTTGGAATGAAATAATATCTACGGGTCAAACATATAATGGTCTTGAGCGCCTGACCAAAACCTTCAACTTATGTCA GAAATTGAAGAGTACTGGAGACCTGTATGACTGGTTGGATTCTGCATATAGTTATTTAGCGATGGTGAACTACCCATATCCTTCTGATTTTTTGATGACTTTGCCCGGACACCCTATCAGGGAG GTTTGTAAGAGGATTGATGGGGCTCCTGCTGGAACTAATATTCTGGAGCGGATATATGAAGGAGTGAATGTCTACTACAATTATactggaaaagaaaaatgttttgaacTGGATGATGATCCTCATGGCATGAGTGGTTGGGATTGGCAG GCTTGCACTGAAATGGTTATGCCAATGTCTAGCAACCAGGATTCCAGCATGTTTCCACCGTATGAGTATAATTACACTTCTGTTAAAGAGGAATGCTGGAATGATTATGGAGTGAAGCCAAGGCCAAAATGGATTACTACAGAATTCGGGGGGCAT GATATCCATACCACCTTGAAGAAATTTGGaagtaatataattttctcAAATGGTCTCTTGGATCCAtggagtggtggaag CGTTTTGCAGAATATATCTGAAAGTGTTGTTTCACTTGTCACTGAAGAAG GTGCGCACCACATAGATTTACGCCCTTCGACTCAAAATGATCCTCGTTGGTTGGTAGAGCAGAGGGAGACTGAGATAAAGCTAATAGAAGGGTGGATCAGTGACTACCACCAGAAAAATAAAGCTGTTTTTGATATGTAA
- the LOC106765563 gene encoding lysosomal Pro-X carboxypeptidase isoform X2: MGGHRLNLSTLVFSVAVIIVISHSAQSLPLKHSPRFLRKLAATGSPFAPPQFHYETRYFQQRLDHFSFSELPTFPQRYLISTEHWVGPQRLGPIFFYCGNEGDIEWFAQNTGFVWEIAPRFGAMVVFPEHRYYGESTPFGSAKEAYKDATTLSYLTAEQALADFSVLITDLKQNFSAKDCPVVLFGGSYGGMLAAWMRLKYPHIAVGALASSAPILQFEDIVPPETFYNIVSNSFKRESFTCFNYIKQSWNEIISTGQTYNGLERLTKTFNLCQKLKSTGDLYDWLDSAYSYLAMVNYPYPSDFLMTLPGHPIREVCKRIDGAPAGTNILERIYEGVNVYYNYTGKEKCFELDDDPHGMSGWDWQACTEMVMPMSSNQDSSMFPPYEYNYTSVKEECWNDYGVKPRPKWITTEFGGHRFAEYI, from the exons ATGGGAGGACACAGATTGAATTTGAGCACGCTTGTGTTCAGTGTTGCAGTCATCATCGTGATCTCCCACTCAGCACAATCACTGCCGTTGAAGCATTCCCCGCGATTCCTAAGAAAATTGGCAGCAACAGGAAGCCCTTTCGCGCCACCGCAATTTCACTACGAAACCAGGTACTTCCAGCAGCGCCTCGACCACTTCAGTTTCTCGGAACTACCCACGTTCCCGCAGCGTTACCTCATCAGCACCGAACACTGGGTGGGCCCCCAGCGCTTGGGCCCAATTTTCTTCTACTGCGGCAACGAAGGAGACATCGAATGGTTCGCCCAGAACACTGGCTTCGTCTGGGAAATCGCCCCTCGATTCGGGGCCATGGTGGTTTTCCCCGAA CATCGATATTACGGCGAGTCTACGCCTTTCGGAAGCGCAAAGGAAGCGTATAAGGATGCCACTACCTTGTCGTATCTCACCGCTGAACAGGCGCTCGCTGATTTTTCCGTTCTCATCACTGATCTGAAGCAAAATTTCTCCGCCAAGGATTGCCCCGTTGTGTTGTTTGGAGGATCATATGGTGGAA TGTTGGCTGCTTGGATGAGACTCAAGTATCCTCATATTGCTGTTGGAGCACTTGCTTCTTCAGCTCCGATTCTTCAATTTGAAGACATCGTGCCACCGGAAACTTTCTATAACATTGTTTCAAATAGTTTTAAG CGTGAAAGTTTCACTTGCTTTAACTATATTAAACAATCTTGGAATGAAATAATATCTACGGGTCAAACATATAATGGTCTTGAGCGCCTGACCAAAACCTTCAACTTATGTCA GAAATTGAAGAGTACTGGAGACCTGTATGACTGGTTGGATTCTGCATATAGTTATTTAGCGATGGTGAACTACCCATATCCTTCTGATTTTTTGATGACTTTGCCCGGACACCCTATCAGGGAG GTTTGTAAGAGGATTGATGGGGCTCCTGCTGGAACTAATATTCTGGAGCGGATATATGAAGGAGTGAATGTCTACTACAATTATactggaaaagaaaaatgttttgaacTGGATGATGATCCTCATGGCATGAGTGGTTGGGATTGGCAG GCTTGCACTGAAATGGTTATGCCAATGTCTAGCAACCAGGATTCCAGCATGTTTCCACCGTATGAGTATAATTACACTTCTGTTAAAGAGGAATGCTGGAATGATTATGGAGTGAAGCCAAGGCCAAAATGGATTACTACAGAATTCGGGGGGCAT CGTTTTGCAGAATATATCTGA